A stretch of the Bacillus sp. B-jedd genome encodes the following:
- a CDS encoding TetR/AcrR family transcriptional regulator, whose amino-acid sequence MMKKQLIMEKAVELFAEKGFESTSIQQITEHCGISKGAFYLSFKSKDELIVALIDHFMMEMTSNIDHIVRNTRNDRVLYEFYYAIYLSFQKHSAFAKVLIKEQAHTFNEGFMEKMSFYDKLIDNLILTMIERLYGQEAERIKYDLIFCIKGFMNTYSHLFLFYNIPIDLDLLAQSLVEKTNILASHAAIPYVSGDLAFILKQTKNEEIPCEAIAQLIDQKIEEMEESIEKESLVLLRQEFSSPSLSRAIVKGLIENLQSHPHCKWVSYLLRRHFQF is encoded by the coding sequence ATGATGAAAAAACAACTAATCATGGAGAAAGCAGTTGAACTTTTTGCTGAAAAAGGGTTCGAATCGACTTCAATCCAACAAATAACCGAACATTGCGGCATCTCGAAAGGTGCCTTTTATTTATCATTCAAATCAAAGGATGAATTGATTGTCGCCTTAATCGACCACTTTATGATGGAGATGACCTCAAACATTGACCACATAGTCAGAAATACAAGAAACGACCGGGTTTTATACGAATTCTACTATGCGATTTATCTTTCCTTCCAAAAGCATTCCGCTTTCGCGAAAGTACTCATAAAAGAACAGGCACACACCTTTAACGAAGGTTTCATGGAAAAAATGAGTTTTTATGACAAGTTGATCGACAACTTAATTCTCACTATGATAGAAAGGCTCTATGGCCAAGAGGCAGAACGGATAAAATACGACTTGATTTTTTGTATAAAAGGATTTATGAATACCTATTCTCATCTGTTTTTATTCTACAACATTCCCATTGATCTCGATTTGCTTGCCCAATCACTTGTGGAGAAGACAAACATACTGGCCAGCCATGCTGCCATTCCATATGTTTCCGGGGACCTTGCTTTCATCCTTAAGCAGACGAAAAATGAAGAGATTCCTTGTGAAGCAATCGCTCAATTAATCGACCAAAAAATTGAGGAAATGGAAGAGTCAATCGAAAAAGAATCATTGGTTTTGTTAAGGCAGGAATTCTCAAGCCCTTCATTAAGCCGGGCAATCGTGAAAGGCTTAATTGAGAATCTGCAAAGTCACCCCCATTGTAAATGGGTTTCTTATTTGCTTCGCAGACATTTCCAATTTTAA